A window of the Serratia sarumanii genome harbors these coding sequences:
- a CDS encoding LLM class flavin-dependent oxidoreductase yields the protein MKLSLFVHMERTLPDEPQEKLYQEMIELCEIADRGGMHAIWTGEHHGMNFTIAPNPFINLADIARRTSRVRLGTGTIIAPFNHPIRLAGEAAMTDIITGGRLELGIARGAYSYEYERLMPGLTAWDAGQRMRELIPAVKKLWQGDYAHQGEYWSFPATTSSPLPKQQPHPPIWVAARDPNSHEFAVQNGCNVQVTPLHQGEEEIVRLVTCFNEARARFAAEQPLKIMLLQHGYVAEDEADARLAAEELNRFYHYFGAWFKNQRPVRQGLIQPLSDEEIAANTYYSAEMMRTNLAIGTANEVITRLKKYEALGYDEFALWIDSGMSFARKKASLERFIRCVMPEFH from the coding sequence ATGAAACTGTCTTTATTCGTGCATATGGAACGAACGTTACCCGACGAACCGCAGGAAAAACTCTACCAGGAGATGATCGAGCTGTGTGAAATCGCCGATCGCGGCGGCATGCACGCCATCTGGACCGGCGAGCACCACGGCATGAATTTCACCATTGCGCCGAATCCGTTCATCAATCTGGCGGACATTGCCCGGCGCACCTCCAGGGTGCGGCTCGGCACCGGCACCATCATTGCGCCGTTCAACCACCCGATCCGTCTGGCGGGCGAGGCGGCGATGACCGACATCATCACCGGCGGCAGGCTGGAGCTGGGCATCGCGCGCGGCGCCTATTCCTATGAATACGAACGGCTGATGCCCGGTTTGACCGCCTGGGATGCCGGGCAGCGCATGCGCGAGCTGATCCCGGCGGTGAAAAAACTGTGGCAGGGCGACTATGCCCATCAGGGGGAATACTGGTCGTTCCCGGCGACCACCTCGTCGCCGCTGCCGAAACAGCAGCCGCATCCGCCGATTTGGGTGGCGGCGCGCGATCCCAACAGCCACGAATTTGCGGTGCAAAACGGCTGCAACGTTCAGGTTACGCCGCTGCATCAAGGGGAAGAGGAGATCGTGCGGCTGGTGACCTGTTTCAACGAGGCGCGTGCACGCTTCGCCGCCGAGCAGCCGCTGAAGATCATGCTGTTGCAGCATGGCTACGTAGCGGAAGATGAGGCGGACGCCCGCCTGGCGGCGGAAGAGCTCAACCGTTTCTACCACTACTTCGGCGCCTGGTTCAAGAACCAGCGGCCGGTGCGGCAAGGGCTGATTCAGCCGCTGAGCGACGAAGAGATCGCCGCCAATACCTATTACTCCGCCGAGATGATGCGCACCAACCTGGCTATCGGCACCGCCAATGAGGTCATTACGCGGCTGAAAAAATATGAGGCGCTGGGGTATGACGAGTTTGCGTTGTGGATCGACAGCGGCATGAGCTTTGCGCGTAAAAAGGCCTCTCTGGAGCGGTTCATTCGCTGCGTGATGCCGGAATTTCACTGA
- a CDS encoding GntR family transcriptional regulator, whose translation MRREIGRRCFAGWKDVNSTGQTGIRVVIRINDDPQKIETIMVQASLKIENAPVTLRELALAKIRQAIISGYFQAGDRLVERSLCEELGVSRSVVREVIRYLEAEGLIETLGKKGPIVAILTWEIAEQIYTIRLLLEQDAAHDCALKAGPEDKKKLHEKLIAINQASAGQDDIQRVEASQAFYETIFQVAHHAIAWEIVQRLNSRISRLRALTLKTPERQLAGFERMTRIYHAIEQNNPTQARQEVIDHLTEAAALAKRILQQES comes from the coding sequence ATGCGGCGCGAAATCGGCCGCCGTTGCTTTGCAGGTTGGAAAGATGTTAATAGTACCGGGCAAACGGGAATTCGCGTCGTTATCCGGATTAATGATGATCCACAAAAAATAGAGACAATTATGGTTCAGGCGTCATTGAAAATTGAGAATGCACCGGTCACCTTGCGCGAATTGGCATTGGCGAAAATTAGGCAGGCGATTATCTCAGGGTATTTTCAGGCCGGCGATCGTTTGGTGGAACGCAGCCTGTGCGAGGAGCTGGGCGTCAGCCGCAGCGTGGTGCGCGAGGTGATCCGTTATCTCGAAGCGGAGGGGCTCATTGAAACGCTCGGCAAGAAAGGGCCGATTGTCGCTATTCTGACCTGGGAAATTGCCGAGCAGATCTATACTATTCGCCTGCTGCTTGAACAGGATGCCGCTCACGACTGCGCCCTGAAAGCCGGGCCGGAAGATAAAAAGAAACTGCATGAAAAATTAATTGCGATTAATCAGGCGTCGGCCGGGCAGGACGATATTCAGCGCGTTGAAGCCTCGCAGGCCTTTTATGAAACCATTTTCCAAGTGGCCCATCACGCCATCGCCTGGGAAATCGTTCAACGCCTGAACAGCCGCATCAGCCGCCTGCGCGCCCTGACCCTGAAAACCCCGGAGCGCCAGCTGGCCGGCTTCGAGCGCATGACGCGCATTTATCACGCCATCGAACAAAACAATCCGACGCAGGCCAGGCAAGAAGTCATCGATCACCTGACCGAGGCTGCCGCGCTGGCCAAGCGCATTCTGCAACAGGAGTCCTGA
- a CDS encoding serralysin family metalloprotease translates to MGNTMNGNETGWDSVNDLIHYHERGNGLTINNKPSYDINQAGLQIARGDKTWNGVHVTGKEATVTYSFPDWDYNELNLGHRSPERDTGLSAFTQQQQEQAKLSLQSWADVANIKFVEVAAGQPSNITFGNYEGTGQAYALKPFSYNGNDYRGFNSDGQSWYNIKNHSENLHPELGNYGRLTITHEVGHTLGLDHPGTYNAGQGSPNYTKAVYAEDTRQFSVMSYWNESITNADHGHYYAAAPLVDDIAAIQHLYGANMTTRTGDTVYGFNSNTGRDFYTLNDSHDKLVMSVWDAGGNDTLDFSGYSQNQRINLNEGAFSDVGGLKGNVSIAAGVTIENAIGGSGNDVIVGNHADNTLKGGAGNDVIYGGAGQDQLWGGQGNDIFVFSDVNDSPVRAPDTIWDFESGKDKIDLSFFNQGAKGSDFIQFVDHFSGQAGEALVSYDTQSNLSELAFNIHGGANPDFLVHIVGQADVAVDFIV, encoded by the coding sequence ATGGGTAATACCATGAATGGAAACGAAACGGGTTGGGACAGCGTTAACGATCTTATTCACTACCATGAGCGCGGAAATGGTCTGACGATAAATAACAAACCGTCTTATGACATAAATCAGGCGGGGTTGCAGATCGCGCGCGGCGATAAAACCTGGAATGGCGTTCACGTCACGGGAAAAGAGGCGACGGTGACCTATTCCTTCCCGGATTGGGATTATAACGAACTGAACCTGGGCCACCGCTCCCCGGAACGTGATACGGGGCTGAGCGCGTTCACGCAACAGCAACAAGAACAGGCGAAGCTGTCTTTGCAATCCTGGGCCGATGTTGCCAACATCAAATTTGTCGAAGTTGCCGCAGGCCAACCCTCCAATATTACCTTTGGCAATTATGAGGGGACAGGACAAGCGTATGCCTTGAAACCGTTCTCATATAATGGCAATGATTACAGGGGGTTCAATTCTGATGGGCAAAGTTGGTACAACATTAAGAATCACTCCGAAAATTTGCATCCTGAGCTAGGTAATTACGGCCGCTTAACCATTACCCATGAGGTTGGCCATACTCTCGGGTTAGATCACCCGGGCACTTATAATGCGGGGCAAGGCAGCCCAAATTATACCAAGGCAGTTTACGCCGAGGATACCCGGCAGTTTAGCGTAATGAGTTACTGGAATGAATCCATTACCAATGCGGATCATGGCCATTACTATGCCGCTGCGCCGCTGGTTGATGATATCGCGGCCATCCAGCATCTTTACGGCGCCAATATGACCACCCGAACCGGCGACACCGTTTACGGGTTTAATTCAAATACAGGCCGAGACTTCTATACGCTCAACGACAGCCACGACAAACTGGTGATGTCTGTTTGGGATGCAGGCGGTAATGACACCCTTGATTTCTCGGGGTATAGCCAAAATCAACGTATCAACTTGAACGAAGGCGCTTTCTCCGACGTCGGGGGATTAAAAGGGAATGTTTCCATCGCCGCTGGCGTCACCATCGAAAACGCGATAGGGGGCTCAGGTAATGACGTCATTGTTGGGAATCACGCAGACAATACGCTCAAAGGCGGCGCCGGCAACGATGTCATTTACGGTGGAGCGGGCCAGGATCAATTATGGGGAGGGCAAGGCAACGACATTTTTGTCTTCTCTGATGTGAATGACTCGCCTGTTCGGGCTCCTGATACCATTTGGGACTTTGAGTCAGGCAAGGACAAGATCGATCTGTCCTTCTTCAACCAGGGCGCTAAAGGCAGTGATTTCATTCAGTTTGTCGATCATTTCAGCGGGCAGGCCGGTGAGGCGCTGGTATCCTATGATACCCAGAGCAATCTGAGTGAATTGGCCTTCAATATCCATGGCGGTGCAAATCCAGACTTCCTGGTGCACATCGTCGGGCAGGCCGACGTCGCTGTTGACTTTATCGTGTAA
- a CDS encoding aldehyde dehydrogenase → MESFKLYIDGRFDAGSATFDSINPASGEPWAQVAEARAQDVDRAVAAAHRAFQGAEWRDMTAGARGKLLLRLADLLEQHAPELARLETLDTGKIIRETQAQIAYVAEYYRYYAGLADKMEGSVLAIDKADMETWVRREPIGVVAAIVPWNSQLFLAAVKIGPAIAAGCTLVVKAAETAPAPLLAFARLIDEAGFPRGVCNVITGFAAECGAVLTAHPQVDHIAFTGGAETAKHIVRGSAENLASTSLELGGKSPFIVFDDADLTSAANAQVAAIFAASGQSCVAGSRLLVAESIKDTFLARLTEKVRSIRIGPPDRPDTQFGPLCTRQQQERIAAIVSRSLEQGAKLVIGHAAIDSPGFYYPPTIVDCSAQPDAECVKQELFGPVLSVLTFRDEAEAIQLANDSAYGLAAGIFTQNLTRAHRVTRRLRVGVVWLNTYRAVSPLAPFGGYGQSGFGREGGIDAALEYTTSKTVWLRTSDDPIDDPFVMR, encoded by the coding sequence ATGGAATCGTTCAAACTCTACATCGATGGCCGGTTTGACGCCGGTTCGGCCACCTTCGACTCGATCAACCCGGCGAGCGGCGAACCCTGGGCGCAGGTGGCGGAAGCCCGCGCGCAGGATGTGGATCGCGCCGTTGCGGCGGCGCACCGGGCTTTCCAGGGGGCCGAGTGGCGCGATATGACCGCCGGCGCGCGCGGCAAGCTGTTGTTGCGGCTGGCCGACTTGCTGGAGCAGCACGCCCCCGAGCTGGCGCGGCTGGAAACGTTGGATACCGGCAAGATCATCCGGGAAACCCAGGCGCAGATCGCTTATGTGGCGGAATACTACCGGTACTACGCCGGCCTGGCCGACAAGATGGAAGGCAGCGTGCTGGCGATCGACAAAGCCGACATGGAAACCTGGGTACGTCGCGAACCGATCGGGGTAGTGGCGGCGATCGTGCCCTGGAACAGCCAGCTGTTTCTTGCGGCGGTGAAAATCGGCCCGGCGATCGCCGCCGGCTGCACGCTGGTGGTCAAAGCGGCGGAAACCGCGCCGGCGCCGCTGCTGGCGTTCGCCAGACTGATAGACGAGGCCGGTTTTCCACGCGGCGTATGCAATGTGATCACCGGCTTTGCCGCCGAATGCGGTGCGGTGCTGACGGCGCATCCGCAGGTAGACCACATCGCCTTTACCGGCGGCGCGGAAACCGCGAAGCACATCGTTCGCGGCAGTGCGGAAAACCTCGCCAGCACCTCGCTGGAGCTGGGCGGAAAATCGCCGTTTATCGTTTTCGATGATGCGGATCTGACCAGCGCGGCGAATGCGCAGGTGGCGGCCATTTTCGCCGCGTCGGGCCAGAGCTGCGTAGCCGGCTCGCGCCTGCTGGTGGCGGAAAGCATCAAGGACACGTTTTTGGCCCGGCTGACGGAGAAGGTGCGCAGCATCCGCATCGGGCCGCCGGATCGCCCGGACACCCAGTTCGGGCCGCTTTGCACCAGGCAGCAGCAAGAGCGGATCGCCGCCATCGTCAGCCGTTCGCTGGAGCAGGGGGCAAAACTGGTGATTGGCCACGCGGCGATCGACTCACCGGGCTTTTACTACCCGCCGACGATTGTCGATTGCAGCGCGCAACCCGACGCCGAGTGCGTGAAGCAAGAGCTGTTCGGCCCGGTGCTGTCGGTGTTGACCTTCAGGGACGAAGCGGAGGCCATTCAGCTTGCCAATGATTCTGCCTATGGCCTGGCGGCCGGCATTTTCACGCAGAACCTGACGCGCGCGCATCGGGTGACCCGTCGCCTGCGGGTGGGGGTGGTGTGGCTGAATACCTATCGAGCGGTATCGCCGCTGGCGCCGTTTGGCGGCTACGGCCAGTCGGGGTTTGGCCGCGAGGGCGGGATTGACGCCGCGCTGGAATACACCACCAGCAAAACGGTGTGGCTGCGCACCAGCGACGATCCGATAGACGATCCTTTTGTCATGCGCTGA
- a CDS encoding alpha/beta fold hydrolase encodes MIRTIRQLSEPALRVGYLEAGRGEPLVLIHGVGMNAEAWYPQLDALSAHFRVIAVDMPGHGESEGFAHAATLEDYVRWMAAFLNTLGAPSAAVAGHSMGALITAGLAIDYPERVNRAVVMSGVFQRSAKASAEVAQRASALASGQTQLDSPLSRWFGADPAEQGLRRQVGGWLQQVDVAGYARAYQAFATGDRVYAPRWHLIRCPVLVLTGEHDANSSPEMARQMAQAAPNGRAVIIENAKHMVSLTDAQRVNALMLDFLTSEQPLTLGAANGRG; translated from the coding sequence ATGATCAGAACAATCCGGCAGCTGTCTGAACCCGCTCTGCGGGTGGGGTATTTGGAGGCCGGGCGTGGCGAGCCGCTGGTATTGATCCACGGCGTAGGCATGAACGCGGAGGCCTGGTATCCCCAGCTCGATGCGCTCAGCGCGCACTTTCGGGTCATCGCCGTCGATATGCCGGGCCACGGAGAAAGCGAAGGCTTCGCCCACGCCGCGACGCTGGAGGATTACGTGCGCTGGATGGCGGCCTTCTTAAACACCCTGGGCGCGCCGAGCGCGGCGGTGGCGGGGCACTCGATGGGGGCGTTGATCACCGCCGGTCTGGCGATCGATTATCCGGAGCGGGTCAATCGCGCGGTGGTGATGAGCGGCGTGTTTCAGCGCTCAGCAAAGGCCAGCGCCGAGGTCGCGCAACGCGCCAGCGCGTTGGCCAGCGGCCAGACGCAGCTCGACTCGCCGCTGAGCCGGTGGTTTGGCGCCGATCCCGCCGAACAGGGTCTGCGCCGGCAGGTGGGCGGCTGGTTGCAACAGGTGGACGTAGCGGGTTATGCCCGCGCCTATCAGGCGTTTGCTACCGGCGATCGGGTGTATGCCCCGCGTTGGCACCTTATCCGCTGCCCGGTGTTGGTGCTGACCGGCGAGCACGACGCCAATTCCAGCCCGGAGATGGCGCGGCAAATGGCGCAGGCCGCACCGAACGGGCGCGCGGTAATCATTGAGAACGCCAAACACATGGTCAGTCTGACCGATGCGCAACGCGTCAACGCGCTGATGCTTGATTTTCTGACCTCAGAGCAACCTTTGACTTTAGGAGCAGCAAATGGACGCGGATAA
- a CDS encoding DUF1330 domain-containing protein: MPAYWIAHVTVKDPQQYQHYMDLAPQAFRQFNARFLARGEQAQTLEGPSFVKHVLIEFDDYATALACYHSPAYQLAKQQRRYVAEAMITIVDGLPPAH, from the coding sequence ATGCCCGCTTACTGGATCGCCCATGTTACCGTGAAAGATCCGCAGCAATATCAGCATTACATGGATTTGGCGCCCCAGGCGTTTCGCCAGTTCAACGCCCGTTTTCTCGCCCGCGGCGAACAGGCGCAAACGCTGGAAGGCCCATCGTTTGTGAAACATGTGCTGATCGAATTCGACGACTACGCCACCGCGTTGGCCTGCTACCATTCGCCGGCCTATCAGTTGGCGAAACAACAGCGGCGCTACGTGGCGGAAGCCATGATTACCATCGTCGACGGCTTGCCGCCCGCCCATTAA
- a CDS encoding flavin reductase family protein translates to MDADKRRQLRDAFGAFMTGVTIVTSVDKQGRPIGFTANSFSSVSLDPALLLVSIDKRSANLAHFTQCSHFAINILAEQQKEASTIFAQKNEDRFALIDWRWSASRVPLIDNSSAWFDCSLHQVVDAGDHAILIGQVEGFESNATAGLGYYRGAYFTPYQNAQSLIGGPQVVVSALIEFEGHAVMVRQNDGGYQLPSSAVEKRSVSETLGDLLQQLGINAHPGFVYSVYDDRQKHQQHIVFLCALPTDAGSLTPQLGAAEWFDMPTLARLPIKDPALRSMLGRFVKENAVGNYGIYYGDEHSGAIKQFAG, encoded by the coding sequence ATGGACGCGGATAAACGCAGGCAGTTGCGCGACGCTTTCGGCGCCTTTATGACCGGCGTCACCATTGTGACCTCGGTAGACAAACAGGGGCGGCCGATTGGCTTCACCGCCAATTCGTTTTCGTCGGTGTCGCTGGATCCGGCGCTGCTGTTGGTGAGCATCGATAAACGTTCGGCGAATCTGGCGCATTTTACCCAGTGCAGCCATTTCGCCATCAATATTCTGGCGGAACAGCAAAAAGAGGCTTCAACCATTTTTGCGCAAAAGAACGAAGACCGCTTTGCGCTGATCGATTGGCGCTGGAGCGCGTCACGGGTGCCGCTGATCGATAACAGTTCGGCGTGGTTCGACTGCTCGCTGCATCAGGTGGTGGACGCCGGCGACCATGCCATTCTGATCGGCCAGGTCGAAGGGTTCGAGTCCAACGCCACCGCCGGTCTGGGGTATTACCGCGGCGCTTATTTCACGCCTTATCAAAACGCGCAGTCGCTGATTGGCGGGCCGCAGGTGGTGGTAAGCGCGTTGATCGAGTTTGAAGGGCACGCCGTGATGGTGCGGCAAAATGACGGCGGCTATCAACTGCCGTCCAGCGCGGTGGAGAAACGCAGCGTCAGCGAAACGTTGGGAGATTTACTGCAGCAGTTGGGCATCAACGCCCATCCGGGCTTCGTCTATTCCGTCTATGACGACCGCCAGAAGCACCAGCAACACATCGTTTTCCTGTGCGCGCTGCCGACCGACGCCGGCAGCCTGACGCCGCAGCTGGGCGCGGCGGAATGGTTCGACATGCCGACGCTGGCGCGGCTGCCGATCAAGGATCCGGCGCTGCGATCGATGCTGGGCCGGTTCGTCAAAGAAAACGCCGTGGGCAATTACGGTATCTATTATGGCGATGAGCACAGCGGTGCCATCAAGCAATTCGCCGGTTGA
- a CDS encoding purine-cytosine permease family protein — translation MNSQPEQTAFIEDKSIDFVPAGERHGHARSLFTLWFCTNIAPLAVVTGAISTQTFHLNILSALSAIIAGHLFGGIFLALTSAQGPQVGIPQMVQSRAQFGRYGSLLVIVFATVIYLGFFISNITLSGKVIHNVIPSLNMGVATVIGAVLATLIGVVGYRFIHKINKIGAWVMGSALILGLVLMFSQPLPADFWQRGSFSIAGWFATFCIGAVWQISFSPYTSDYSRYLPAEVGIAKPFLYTYLGACSGTILAFVFGVVAVNLVAGSDDAMEAVRQATGGLGPVLMVLFLINIICHNSMNLYGAVLSLITAVQTFLPQWMPNARIRTLFSALILLGAVWVALVASANFVHLFLNLIFALISVLIPWCMINLIDFYLLNRQRYDISAIFSADGGRYGLLNTRALGVYFGGIAVQVPFVENAFFSGPYANLIPGADISWVISMVLTGIAYPLCCSRRANWAVQL, via the coding sequence ATGAACTCTCAGCCAGAGCAGACCGCGTTTATTGAAGACAAGTCGATCGATTTTGTTCCCGCCGGGGAGCGCCATGGCCATGCCCGCAGCCTGTTTACCCTGTGGTTTTGCACCAATATTGCGCCGCTGGCGGTCGTGACCGGGGCCATCTCCACACAAACGTTTCATCTCAATATTCTCTCGGCGCTGAGCGCGATTATCGCCGGCCACCTGTTCGGCGGTATTTTTCTGGCGCTGACCTCTGCCCAGGGACCACAGGTCGGAATACCGCAAATGGTGCAGAGCCGGGCGCAGTTTGGCCGCTACGGCTCGCTGTTGGTGATCGTGTTCGCCACGGTGATCTATCTGGGGTTCTTTATTTCCAACATCACGCTTTCCGGCAAGGTCATCCATAACGTCATCCCGTCATTGAACATGGGCGTGGCGACGGTGATTGGCGCGGTGTTGGCAACGTTGATCGGGGTGGTGGGCTACCGTTTCATCCATAAGATCAACAAAATCGGCGCCTGGGTGATGGGCAGCGCGCTGATTCTCGGATTGGTATTGATGTTTTCTCAACCGCTGCCGGCGGATTTTTGGCAGCGGGGATCGTTCAGCATTGCCGGTTGGTTCGCCACGTTCTGCATCGGCGCCGTCTGGCAAATCAGCTTCTCGCCCTACACGTCAGACTATTCGCGTTACCTGCCGGCGGAAGTCGGCATTGCCAAACCCTTCCTGTATACCTACCTGGGCGCCTGCAGCGGCACCATTTTGGCCTTCGTGTTCGGCGTGGTGGCGGTCAATCTGGTCGCCGGCAGCGACGATGCCATGGAGGCGGTGCGCCAGGCGACGGGAGGGCTGGGGCCGGTGTTGATGGTGCTGTTTCTGATCAACATCATCTGCCATAACTCGATGAATTTGTACGGCGCGGTGCTTTCACTCATCACTGCGGTACAAACCTTCTTACCGCAGTGGATGCCGAATGCGCGTATACGCACGCTGTTCTCGGCGCTGATTTTGCTGGGGGCGGTGTGGGTGGCGCTGGTTGCCTCGGCCAACTTCGTTCATCTGTTCCTGAACCTGATTTTTGCCTTGATTTCGGTGCTGATCCCCTGGTGCATGATCAACCTGATTGATTTTTACCTGCTTAACCGCCAACGCTATGACATTTCGGCCATTTTCAGCGCCGACGGCGGGCGCTACGGCCTGCTAAACACCCGCGCGCTCGGCGTTTATTTCGGCGGTATTGCGGTGCAGGTGCCTTTCGTCGAGAACGCATTCTTCTCCGGCCCTTACGCCAATCTGATCCCGGGCGCAGACATTTCCTGGGTGATCAGCATGGTGCTGACCGGTATCGCCTACCCATTGTGTTGTTCGCGACGGGCTAACTGGGCGGTGCAATTATAA
- a CDS encoding amino acid synthesis family protein: MHQDIRKTLVSTETLYADGGKSAGKPLVMIAAAAVIKNPWAGQGFVEDLAPKIREMAPVLGELLTGLILKEAGSGERVEAFGKSAVVGLGGELEHASALIHTLHFGNHYRSAVNGKSYLAFNNTRGPANAPILIPMMGKNDEGSREHYLTFQFNINDAPFDDEIVIALGAALGGRPHHRIGNRYLDLKELGHDQNNPAAV; the protein is encoded by the coding sequence ATGCATCAAGACATCCGCAAGACCCTGGTTTCCACAGAAACCCTCTACGCCGACGGCGGCAAATCGGCCGGCAAACCGCTGGTGATGATCGCGGCGGCGGCGGTGATCAAAAACCCCTGGGCCGGGCAAGGCTTTGTCGAGGATTTGGCGCCAAAGATTCGAGAAATGGCGCCGGTGCTGGGCGAGCTGCTGACCGGTTTGATCCTCAAAGAAGCCGGCTCCGGCGAGCGTGTGGAAGCCTTCGGCAAAAGCGCGGTGGTGGGGCTGGGCGGCGAGTTGGAACATGCCTCGGCGCTGATCCACACGCTGCATTTCGGCAACCACTACCGTTCGGCGGTCAACGGCAAGAGCTATCTGGCGTTCAACAATACCCGCGGGCCGGCCAACGCGCCGATCCTGATCCCGATGATGGGGAAAAACGACGAAGGCAGCCGCGAGCACTACCTGACATTTCAGTTCAACATCAACGACGCGCCCTTCGACGATGAAATCGTCATCGCACTGGGCGCGGCGCTGGGGGGGCGGCCGCACCACCGCATCGGCAACCGTTATCTGGATCTGAAAGAGCTGGGCCATGATCAGAACAATCCGGCAGCTGTCTGA
- a CDS encoding AprI/Inh family metalloprotease inhibitor gives MASSLVLPSAETLSGQWTVSDKSKSCVVQLNAESVESAGGYSLKFLSDCTPDVLPQEPVAWRPAPDGIALLDKDGLTVLFFSQEDDHYRSQIWAETGKILKRNN, from the coding sequence ATGGCAAGCAGTCTGGTGTTACCTTCCGCCGAAACGCTATCCGGGCAGTGGACGGTCAGTGATAAATCAAAGTCTTGTGTTGTGCAGCTCAACGCGGAGAGTGTGGAATCGGCCGGCGGCTATAGCCTGAAATTTTTATCTGATTGCACGCCCGACGTCTTGCCGCAAGAGCCTGTGGCGTGGCGTCCTGCTCCCGATGGCATTGCGCTGTTGGACAAGGATGGGCTGACCGTACTTTTCTTCTCTCAGGAAGACGATCATTATCGCAGCCAGATCTGGGCTGAAACTGGGAAGATCCTGAAGAGAAATAACTAG